From one Humulus lupulus chromosome 8, drHumLupu1.1, whole genome shotgun sequence genomic stretch:
- the LOC133795918 gene encoding uncharacterized protein LOC133795918, which translates to MVDATIGYEQMKFLDAYSGYNQIPMAEEDRINTVFKTERGLYCYIVKSFWLRNAGATYQLLVNKIFAEQLGWIMEVSIDDMVVKFEREADHLTHLAKCFKAFNRYNMKLNPAKCALGCFKKSSQTLWGDEQRKAFEELKSYLSSPPVLSALVLSAPEQDEELYMYLVVTSVVVSATLFKEVEGKQKPIFYVSKTLLDAETRYSMLEKLVLALMTTKKRLRQYFETHVVVVLTKFSLKQILAKPDLSGSMSKWAIDHSAYDVSRRLIWVMSMDGSVNSSLAGIGVVLEAPFGLRIEDALKLQDKVINIEALIYRLELASSLGIKQLQIRTDSKLVSEQVPREMNRRIEKLAMKASSGKCTRKSLVILSTTKVDGCPACFEIWQPNECWMDPIIQYLKERTEPDIMDQSRSLKAKVARYTLINEQFYRMSFNCPCLRCLNPNEAKSLIEEIHEGICGNHSGGWSLAHKALTAGYYWSYMMTEAGWYAKMCDRCQRHAPLMHQPAQPLHSIVAP; encoded by the exons ATGGTAGATGCAACAATAGGATATGAACAGATGAAATTTTTAGACGCTTATTCTGGTTACAATCAAATCCCAATGGCGGAAGAGGATAGAATAAATACGGTCTTTAAGACTGAACGAGGACTGTACTGTTATATAGTAAAGTCGTTTTGGCTGCGCAATGCCGGGGCGACATATCAGCTACTGGTGAACAAAATCTTTGCTGAACAGCTGGGATGGATTATGGAAGTGTCCATTGATGATATGGTTGTAAAATTTGAAAGAGAAGCCGACCACTTGACACATTTGGCAAAATGCTTCAAGGCGTTTAATAGATATAATATGAAATTGAATCCAGCGAAGTGCGCGCTTGGG TGCTTCAAAAAGAGTTCACAGACCTTATGGGGAGACGAACAACGCAAGGCATTTGAAGAATTAAAAAGTTATCTGAGTTCCCCGCCAGTGTTGAGCGCGCTAGTGTTGAGCGCCCCAGAGCAAGATGAAGAGTTGTACATGTACCTGGTAGTGACATCAGTAGTGGTAAGCGCAACGCTATTCAAAGAAGTCGAAGGGAAACAAAAGCCAATCTTTTACGTGAGTAAAACACTGCTAGACGCCGAGACGCGCTACAGTATGCTGGAAAAGCTGGTGCTTGCTCTCATGACAACTAAGAAAAGATTAAGGCAATACTTTGAAACTCATGTGGTAGTTGTGTTGACTAAATTCTCGCTCAAACAGATACTGGCGAAGCCAGATTTGTCTGGAAGCATGTCCAAGTGGGCAATCGATCACTCTGCATATGACGTCAG CAGAAGACTGATATGGGTGATGAGTATGGATGGCTCAGTAAATTCCAGTTTAGCTGGCATAGGTGTGGTGTTAGAGGCTCCATTCGGATTAAGGATTGAAGATGCCCTGAAATTACAAGATAAGGTTATCAATATTGAGGCATTGATATATAGGTTGGAGTTGGCGAGTAGCCTGGGCATAAAGCAGTTGCAAATTAGAACAGATTCCAAACTAGTAAGTGAGCAG GTGCCTCGAGAAATGAATCGTCGCATAGAAAAATTGGCTATGAAGGCCTCATCAGGCAAATGCACCCGCAAGTCTTTAGTTATCCTCAGCACGACAAAAGTCGATGGATGTCCGGCATGCTTTGAAATATGGCAGCCTAATGAATGTTGGATGGATCCAATCATACAGTATCTAAAAGAAAGAACAGAGCCAGACATCATGGATCAATCCAGGAGTTTAAAAGCCAAAGTTGCACGATATACATTGATCAATGAGCAGTTCTACCGAATGTCCTTCAACTGCCCATGTTTGAGATGTTTAAATCCAAACGAGGCCAAAAGTTTGATTGAGGAAATCCACGAAGGGATATGCGGAAATCATTCCGGAGGATGGAGTTTAGCTCATAAAGCTCTAACTGCCGGATATTATTGGTCGTACATGATGACTGAAGCTGGATGGTACGCAAAAATGTGCGATAGGTGCCAGCGACATGCACCACTGATGCACCAACCTGCTCAACCTTTGCATTCAATTGTTGCACCATAG